DNA from Leishmania donovani BPK282A1 complete genome, chromosome 34:
ACTACTCGACGCTGCCGGACTACATCGCGCGTCTCCACGAAATCACCACAAACGCAATTTTtcacgacgaggaggcggtgggccTGCAGGCTATCCAGTTTTGGATCTCGATATGCGAGCTGGAGCGGGACAtgaaggagggcggcgacgtgcAGTCGAGCCTGAACTACAGCGCGCAGGGGCTCACGTTCCTTGTCGACATCTGCaagcagctcctcgtccAACAAGAAGAGGACCAGACGGAGGATGACTGGAACCTCTCCGTGGCCGGTGGCAAGCTGTTGCAGAGCCTCGCCGAGGCCGTCGGTATCCCCATCCAGAGGCCCGTGATGGATTTCGTGTACGCCAACATTAACAGCACAGAGTGGCGCAAACGCGAGGCATCCGTGATGGCGTTCGGGTGTATCATCGGAGTCCAGgaaacggcggcgcaggaaGCCATTCAGGACActgtggcgcaggcggtCCCCGGCCTCATGGAGTACCTCCGCGACTCGAACGAGATGGTGGCGGACACGAGTGCGTGGGTGCtggcgcttgtgtgcgaGAACTTCGTCGACATCTTCCTGCAGACGCCCGATCTACTGCAGCGCTTAATGAACGATGTCGGTCCGATGATCGGTGGCGAAAACGCGCGCATGGGCGTTCGTGCGTGCCACATCATCAACAACATCGCGCTGGCGtacgaggaagaggaggatcAGCAGACAAACGAGATTTCGCGCTACTATGGCGacctcgtcgtcgttctTCTGCACGCTATCGACCACGGCGCCACGAACGACTTTAAGAGTGCTGCTCAAGAGACGCTGAATGCCCTCGTAGACGCGGCCGCGAAtgactgctgcagcgcctaCCTAATTCAATTGCCTCAGGAACTGCTAGCACGCATGGGCCCGCAGCTCAACGCGCTGCGACAGTCCAGCGGCGACAACATTGAAGCTGAGGCGATGATGGGCCTGCTCTGCGGCGCGCTCTCGGCCCTTGCGCGCAAGCTGGGTCAGAGCTTTATGCCATTCCTAGACGCTTCCATGCAAGCCCTCATTCAGGTGATCGAGCTCCCCACCGACTacgtgcagcaggaggcgctggtggcgatTGGCAGTATCGCCTACGTTGCCAAGGAGCAACTGGCACCCTACCTAGCGAAGGTCATTCCGCACGTGCTGAAGTACTTGCAGGCTTTCGACGAACCGGACAGCATCTACGGcgtggtggctgcggtgggCGACCTCAGTCTCTCCTGTcgcctctcgctgctgcccttcgAGTCCGATATCATGAACACCCTGTACGTCAACCTCACGAACACCGAGGTGGATCGCGAGCTCAAGTGCTCATTTCTCAGCTGCTTTAGCGACTTTATTCTCAACGTGCTGGGCAGCGAGCGTTTTAAGCCGTACatggccgcgctgctgccgctggtggacCGACTCTTCCGCGCCAGCTGCGAGATCGACATCCGCGGCGACCCAGAAGGCGAGGAGTACGTGATGAGTCTCTGGGAGACGACCGCCTCCTTCTACTCCTCCGTCACCCAGTGTTTCAAGAGCAGTGACGTCGATGCCCTTGCGCCGTACCTGGCAAACATTTTGAACTTTGCCCTTCACGCCGCCACGAACGCCGGCGAGTTCGAGGAGACGCAGATGGCGGCACTCATGGTCATTGGCGACATGGCATCGGTGCTACGCCACGTACCCGATCCGCAGATGCGGGCGCAGGCgaagcaggcgctgctggcagACGCCGTGAACGGGGCTCTGAACCAAgcgctgtgcagcagcacctctgaGGACAACAAGAAGCAGATAAAGTGGATCCGGAATCAGCTGAGTCACCTCCAGCGCTCATGATCGCCCCAGGCGAGGggtggagcggcgctgctctcaACACACACGACTGTGTTGGTGTGTGCATATCTTCGGGCCTTTGCCTCGGACGCGCACGCGGGCCGGAATGCGGGCATCCGTGTTGTCCACTGCCATCCTCATAGAAGGGAGTCCTGTGCGCGGGCAAGCGGCCACCGACACGCCTTGTGCACGCATTTGGcagtgtgcatgtgtgcgttcGTTACACGCGTTCAAGGCATTACTGTTCGTGCAGCttatgcgcgcgtgcttgccTGCTCGTCGTCGTAttcctctcgctcgctccccGTGTACGTCTGAGTGGTTGACGTCTTTGTCTCAGAAGGTAAGGCaccgcgcccccccccccacccgcTCACTCCCTTAACATGGGCGGCTCAACACCGCTAATAAGCTAAGAGGGTCTGAAAGGCCCCTTAAGTCGCTGGTGCtcgcttgcgtgtgtgtgtgtgtgtgtgtgtgtgtcagtgaTTGTttttgccgttgttgttttctgcGCCCCATGGTCATGGGGCGGCACCGCCCAACGTGGAACGAAAGCATAGAGGGGCGACGCTCGCGCACCGGCGGCTTCTTGGCCGTGCGCGCCATGGTGGTGTTTGGCGtgtttttgtgcgtgtggtggtgatggtggtggaaGGCGTCTATGATCCCCCGCTGagcactgtgtgtgtgtgtgtgtcgtctcTGTCTCACGGCATATGGAGCAGCCTCGCTCACCAGCATTCGCGACACCGTCTGCGTGCTTGAGGGAGCATACAACATGCAGCCACAGTCGACAGAGATGAACGTGGCCCCATCGTCGGGCTCTTtcagtgccgccgccctcagcggcgccgctgcacgtgctCCCACTCGGCCGCTTCCCAGAATCTCTACCAACTGATTATCATACACGGCACATGGCACAGCTCTTGAGGGGTGATATGAGGGTGCGGCAttgtgctcctcctcccccccccccttacacactccgccctctccctcgcttcaTTCTCTCACTCCACTCGAAGGAAAGGCGTCCTCACCTGTGCATTCTCACTTCCCTCTTGCCCGCTCGCCCCGGCACCCCGCTCTGTGTAGCAACATATACGCGCGACAAGGGGCCTGTCCTTGCCTGTTTGCCCTTGCGTGCTTCTCAtcgtcgtttttttttcgctgtcgtcgttgtcgccgTTGCCGATCTTTCAACTCCTTGTCCGAGTCCCTcagtacacacacacacacacgcacacacatacagccGAAAATGAACAGCCAACGTCGCCTATTGTCGCCTGCCATTCAGCCAAGAGGCGCTTGCGGCGCGGGGGCGGCTGCAAGCGAGTCTCAGCGATGGTCCTGACGCTCATTTTCACTGTCGCTGATATATTGGTCCTCACAGAGCTCCTCGCGCTGAGGGCTGAAAGCAGCCCGCCGCGTCTTCTTCAGTGCCGAACTGGCTCTCCACACAAGGCTGCGACCCACCGGGGCGCCACCGGGCTCTCTCGATCCGTCTCGActgcctcgccgctctcATCAACGTGGGCCGCGATAACGGAACGAAGCGTCACCTTCCCTGATCACGACACCACCGTTCCATACATGGTTCTGCCCGTCACGGTGGAGGAGACCCTGATGGTGTTGCTCATGCGCATCATCACCGTGCACATCCGCCACGCTGTGCACGTGCAGAACGGCGCCGTGCCCAGCATGATGCCTTCCcggacgccgtcgccgctacCCTCCACTTGGcacagcgcgtgcgcgtgatgCGCAAGCCTGGCCACTGtgtctgcgccaccgcgctcGGCATGGCGGTGAGCGACTTCTTGGTTCTGCCCTTCGGTGAGGCATCCTTGTTCCTCATGGCGGCGGTTAGCAACTGGAAGTGGTCAGCAACCGTGAAGGCAGCGATGGCAACAGCCCGACGCTTCGAGTGGGAGAGCGTCGCGGAGCCCCCGTCCCCACTTACACAGGAGCAGAAGGATGGCGCACAGGCGCATACGCTTCGAGGGAAGGACCCCGTGGGCCGGCTATTTCTCGGAATAGTGTGGGTGTTTGCAGCTCGCCTACGGCCTTGCCTACACGAGGCATCCGCTTCACGAAAGAAGACCCTCGCTCGCCCTTCCCTGCATAAGCCGGGACAGGAACAGGAGGGCGTGGAAACACGCTGGGCGGCCCGTGATGGCGCTGTCCCCTGACGACTCAGGGCGGCAAGGGTGCTCGTATCGGCGGCCCGCACTCAGTGCCGTCAGCCCCACCCCGGCAACACGCCGTCGTGCTGACACGAATTTtgcgccagcgacgacgcacgcagcgcgtTGTTCGCACGTCTCACGGCGGTCTGCGATCTGGCGcgtgcgtcgccgcggcaggagaACGTGACAGCGATGCTGCCGTCGGTGCGGGAGGGCTGCGGTACGGTATACGGTGGCTCGTGGCGTCCCAGAACAGGAACCGATGATTCTGTCGAGGCACAAGCAAGCCAACAGGCTCGCCAGATACCTGGGCTATGGCCTCCAACGCGCAGCGGAGAAGAAAGCCGCATCGGATGCGCAGCCTGTGCGCAATAGGCGGGCTCGTATTGCGCACTTCAGcccgcgcgcacgagcgTGAGCGCCTCATGGCAACGCGCTCGGCACGCGTCGAGCCACGCGCTGTGCCCACACGTCCGAGAAGGGCTTCCCGATCGGGGCAAAGGCCGCCTTGGTGGCGAgccatcacacacgcacgcacctccCCATCCTGCATGCGCAGAAAGCAGCTGAATGGGTTTTAGCGGCAGTGGCTGTGGGTCCGGCGCTGAACACGCTGTGTGGTTTTACGAGCGGAGCATCGGCGTTGTGTTCTTCTACACTGCCCCGACTCACTGAATCCTGCCGACACGCAACTCGCATAACTTTGAGGAGCGCAACTCCGCGCCGGGCTCGTCTCTCGCCCGCTCGGATGTGAAGGACGTGGCGTTGCCACTTGTGAGCGGCACCCTTACCCCGCTGTGCGAGGGCCGGAGGGAGGTCACAGAACGGCTGTCGGAGGAGCAAAATCCGTGAGAGGGCTACTGCAGGGCGATCCGTGCTTTGCCACAGCGAATCCTCTCACgaaaggcggcggtggcctcAGGGAGCACCGGCGAAGCATGCACGTGGCCAACTCTCCCTTTCattccctctcctctcgttATGTGGTGGTCTCGCTAAGGGAAAATCGATGGCGAGCACTCGTCTCATCCGGTCAGCCTATGGCCGCACCGTTGTCCTACGCCGTCTTGCGCATCCGCCTTTTTCCGTTCTTCTTTCCTGCTCATGCTTTGTCTGTGTTTCTCCGAGAAAAGCTCCGTTTTGTTCGCGCTTCGgcgccacccctcctcccctcccttccccgcATCCGTCCCGAACTCTTCTCTTTTGTTGTATCGGTCGTTGATTGGTCCGTCCCCATCGCTGCCTcgcttctctcgccctccctccgcaATCCCTTGAACCTTCTTCACCTGGGTACTCGCCTAGCACCATCTTGCTGCGCCACATATCCACTCTCCAGTAGCGCGGCAGGCTGTGCGAATGCAGATGCATGCATGATCCACTCGTGTAGGCCCAACGCACGCAAGCATGCgtgatttttttttgcatgACTCtgggtgtgtgtatgtgtgtgtgcgcgggcgCGGGCGCAAGTATGCTGAGAGGTGGTCCTCGATCCTTGCGAGGCTGTGATCGTGGCATGTCTTCCCTTCTTCGCCCCTCTGTAGTCTcggcgccccctcccccccctcccctctctctctgcggcCCCTTTGCAGTCTTACTCCATGTTGATGAGGAGATGTGCAACTGGAGCAGGAGGACGAAGACGTACGGGAGGGCAGCGCACGGTGACGCGGTAAAAGACCCGACGAAAAGATAGCTTAGTCTGTTGATCGGTCGTCGCCCCTGTGAGGTGTCACTGGAGCTACTCTCTGGCGCTCATAGTTTCTGGCTGCTTTCCTTGCCCCGCTCCCTCTTTGGGTCACTCCAGTACCTCCTCCCGCCTCCTCACGTGGTGATGATGCCACGTTTGTGTGGGGTGCAGGTTTGCTTGCACTCCCAGGGGGAGGGATAGCCTGTGCTTCCTTTCTCGACTTGCGTCTTCGtgtggctgcggtggtgtCATATGTCTTTTACTGTGTGGTTGGCCCAGTGCGAATCGGGGTGGAGAGGCCTCAAATCGTTACACGGGGCCCCCTTCTATCCTCTCCTTCACTGCGTCGCGCATCCaggcgagaggagggggtcaTCTCACTGCGGCACTCCATacgaaacaaacaaaaacatGAATGCACACGTGACTGAGAGTTGTGTGCTGTGTCGCTGCTTTGGTAGCCTTGGCGGACGTCGTCATTACATCGGCGCTCGCTCATACTTAGGAGAGACAGACcggcgctgtgtgtgcgcatttGTGGTCGACCCACCTCTCCATCCATCTGCCTCTCTTGTTGAAAAATACTGCTGCCTTGGGCAGAGCCCCTTCTGGTGTGCCACGGCAAGTTGGTGCACGGCTCTGCTCCCCTGAGCGCCCAACGCGtcacgcctcctcccctctctcgcaaAGGCAGCCATGGAttatgtctctctctctcgttacTTCCACCTTCGTCTGCAATCATCGCCCTCTGCTAGTGTGTGGATCAATGGCGTGCATCGGCTGCCAGTAGCCACCGGTGCGAGCGCTCTTTTCTCTTGCGTTAGGGATTCTTTGTAGGTTTGTGCTACGGCCGTTGCGATCACGACAGCAGCCCACACACAGCTACCGCGGCTCTCTCCCGCTTActcatcctcctctctcggTGCATAAGCGGTGCGCCTGTGGGCACTGCAATAGATTCCGTGTGTGAGACTCTTCCTTGTGTCGCGAGCTCCTCTTTCGCTTCCTTTTTGCCCAGActgtgctgcagcgttgAAGCGTGCTCGTGTGGTGTGCCGCTTGCTTGTTTGCTTCCCTGAACGGGTGTCGTCTACCACGCCTCCATCGTGATCGGTAacgtgtgcacgcacacgtgaaCACAGGCAGTTAGCCGCCGCGCGGACCTCTCGGTTTGCCCACCACAGCTACAAAAATGGATGTGATTCCGCCTGAGTACGACCCGGTGACTCGAGAGCGCGTGTATCGGCAGGAGTGGCTCGAATACTTTCACTACATCGGCTTTGAGGCAGCGATACGTGATTACCCGGCTGAGTACCGCGCCCTCTTCCCTCGTGGACATCACAAGCCGCCAGCcatgccgcctccgctgcccgTCGGAGGTACGAAGTCTCAGAAGGCATCCAcctccgcgacggcggcaaaCATGTTCATTGCCGATGATGATGACAAGGAGGTCGGTAAGGGCAGTGAAACCGAAGATGACTGGTCCTCGCTCATCTCTTCATCGTCGTCTTCCGCAgcctcgacgccgcgcgATGCACCCCGTGAGGACGCGCGAGCCGAAAATGTCGAGCGGACGGCTCGCGACGAGCGCAGCAGTCGCCGGCAGACGTCGAGCCGCCACGATGACCGCCATCACTCAAGCCGACGCCACCGCGA
Protein-coding regions in this window:
- a CDS encoding importin beta-1 subunit, putative, whose protein sequence is MANITDLLMALGNPEPSIRVPAETAVNNAKETDLATFMTTMLQEFRDESKPTFARNMAGTLLKNAVAPSFREVAARHALEERWRALPADVRLHIKNEVLSTLGSPNRDVRTVAANIVGSLARSELPSGEWPQLMGILVGAAQSASEQHQEAALTAIGYICEEGKDHEEVEGALKPSTTDVLSVIVQCMASTNEDVKLSATNALCNAMEYIHDNMDVPEQRSYLVTALCETAKSCTTARTRERAMESLVKVAELYYSTLPDYIARLHEITTNAIFHDEEAVGLQAIQFWISICELERDMKEGGDVQSSLNYSAQGLTFLVDICKQLLVQQEEDQTEDDWNLSVAGGKLLQSLAEAVGIPIQRPVMDFVYANINSTEWRKREASVMAFGCIIGVQETAAQEAIQDTVAQAVPGLMEYLRDSNEMVADTSAWVLALVCENFVDIFLQTPDLLQRLMNDVGPMIGGENARMGVRACHIINNIALAYEEEEDQQTNEISRYYGDLVVVLLHAIDHGATNDFKSAAQETLNALVDAAANDCCSAYLIQLPQELLARMGPQLNALRQSSGDNIEAEAMMGLLCGALSALARKLGQSFMPFLDASMQALIQVIELPTDYVQQEALVAIGSIAYVAKEQLAPYLAKVIPHVLKYLQAFDEPDSIYGVVAAVGDLSLSCRLSLLPFESDIMNTLYVNLTNTEVDRELKCSFLSCFSDFILNVLGSERFKPYMAALLPLVDRLFRASCEIDIRGDPEGEEYVMSLWETTASFYSSVTQCFKSSDVDALAPYLANILNFALHAATNAGEFEETQMAALMVIGDMASVLRHVPDPQMRAQAKQALLADAVNGALNQALCSSTSEDNKKQIKWIRNQLSHLQRS
- a CDS encoding splicing factor ptsr1 interacting protein, putative — its product is MDVIPPEYDPVTRERVYRQEWLEYFHYIGFEAAIRDYPAEYRALFPRGHHKPPAMPPPLPVGGTKSQKASTSATAANMFIADDDDKEVGKGSETEDDWSSLISSSSSSAASTPRDAPREDARAENVERTARDERSSRRQTSSRHDDRHHSSRRHRDRDSDERRRRHHSDEEERRHRHRHHSSRGSDYHHSTSSGTSRRRRRSGDRDNREDRRSSRVYSSEESSRRYRRETTSGSSRTHAYEDRREDALRRRDNAYRR